TCCCGGCCAGCTGGCAGGAAGGAAGGAGAACTGATGCACGCTGAGTATCTTCTTGTGCTGGGGGCCATCCTGTTCTTCCCCCTGCTCCTGAGCATCATCCTGCGGCTGCGCATGTACACGCACTACCGATCGCTCCTGAAGGCGATGGCGGTCGTCTGCCTCGTGTTCTGGACATGGGATGTGCTTGTGACAGCACGGGGCCATTGGTCATTCAATCCATCGTACGTGATGGGCTGGGACCTGCTCGGGATGCCGGTAGAAGAATGGCTCTTCTTTCCCGTGCTGGTGTTCGTCTCTGTGTTCACCTATGAAGCCGTGCGGAAGGTGTGGAAGGGCCTATGAAAGAGTATACCCTCCTGGCCTTTGCCGCTGCGTTGGGTTCCGTCGTGCTGGACCGGGTTCTGGCGACCCATATCCTTGTCCAGCGCCGCTTCTGGGTGGCACTGGCGATCATGTTCTTTTTCAAGATCCCCTCCAATGGGTATCTTACCTGGAGGCCCATCGTTCTGTATGATCCATCGTATTTTCTGGGTATCCGTCTCGGGACGATCCCCGTGGAAGATTTCTTCTACGGCTTTGGCCTCATAACGCTGTCGCTCGTCCTGTGGGAGTACTTTGTGCGGAAGGAAGGACATCATGACGTTTGATCATGTCGCAGTGAATGTGCAGGACATCGCCCGTTCGGTGGAGTGGTATGTTGCCGCGACAGGGGCACGGGTCCTGTATCAGGACGAGTCGTGGGCGATGCTCGATGCAGGAGGGGTGAAGATCGCGCTGACCCTTCCGCACCAACACCCCGCTCATGTGGCGTTCGATATCGGGCCTGAACCATCGGAGGAATTCATGAAGAAGGGGCGGGTCCACCGCGATGGCAGTATCTCACGGTATGTCGTCGACCCCGACGGCAACGCCATCGAGTGGATCCATTATCCACAGAAGGGAGCCGGGGCGTGAACGTCCATGTACTCCGCCGCGCGCAGACCATCGCGCGCCCGCTGGACATCGTCTTTCCGTTCTTTGCGCGACCGGAGAACCTCGAACGCATCTCGCCGCAGGATATCGGCTTCACGATCCTGACGCCGGGGCCTATCGAGATGAAAGCCGGAACGCTCATCGACTACACGATCCGGGTGATGGGTGTGCCTTTGCGGTGGACGACACTGATCACCACGTATGATCCACCGCGGTCCTTCGTTGACGAACAGATCCGCGGCCCGTACGCCTTCTGGCATCACCGGCACGTGTTCCGGGAGACCGACGATGGTACCGAGATCCTCGATGAGGTGCACTATGCTTTGTATGGCGGCCTCCTGGCACCCCTCATCCATCGTTTGTTCGTTCGGAAGCAGTTGGACAAGATCTTTGATCATCGGGCGCGCATCATTGCGCGCGAATTCATGGGTGAAGGGGCAAAGGTGGGATCATGAAGGTCGTCATTGCAGGGGCCACGGGATTCATCGGGCGCTCGTTGGTCCGTCATCTCTCTGCACGGGGTGATGCGGTCGTGGTGCTCTCCCGGAGCGGGAGCGTGCGTTCCGGGATATTCCCGGAGGGGGTCCGGGTGGTGCGGTGGGATGGGACCCGCCAGGGGGTGTGGAGCGGGGAGCTGGATGGTGCAGATGCCGTTGTGAACCTGGCGGGTGCATCGATCGGAGGCGGTCGGTGGACGGCCGCCCGGAAGGAACTTCTGATCCGCAGCCGTACCGATCCGACCAATGCGTTGGTGCAGGCGTGTCTCTCGGCAGTTCGCCCGCCCGGGGTATTCCTGAACGCCTCCGCCGTTGGCTACTATCATCACGAGGGTGATGCACCGGTCACCGAGCAGGATCCCCCCGGAATCGGATTTCTCTCCGATGTCGCGCAACTGTGGGAGGGTGCGGCGCGTGGCGCGGCATCGAGAGGGATCAGGCTGGTCATCGCACGTATCGGAGTGGTGATCGGCAAAGGGGGAGGCGCGTTGGAACGAATGCTGTTGCCGTTCCGGCTCTTCGTGGGTGGGCCGCTCGGATCCGGGAAGCAGTGGTTCCCATGGGTGCATGTGGATGATGTCGTCGGCGCCATGGTGTTCATGCTCGATACCGCGTCCATGACAGGCCCGGTGAATGTGGTTGCACCCGAGCCCGTGACGATGGCTGCATTCTCCAAACGGCTCGGAGGGGCCCTCCACAGGCCCTCCTGGCTTTCCGTTCCTGCGTTCGCGTTGCGCGTACTGCTCGGTGAAATGTCCGTCATCATCCTTGGAGGGAGGCCGGTCGTCCCTCTTAAATTGTTGGAATCCGGCTATGGGTTCCTCCGTCCACGCCTGGATCAAGCGCTGCGGTCGGCCGTGTAGGCCGACCGTTCACCGCCTCTCTACACTTTCTCCCCTTTTTTCGCTATATTCCTTCATTCAAATCTCGTTCCCCTGTCCCTTGCCATGCCAGAGCGTTAGCCGGGTCGCACGTGCACCCGGTCCTGTCGTGATACTGTTCTGCCGACTGTGATCGCTTTGAGATAGAACTATGAGTACTGAACACCCTACACCGCGCGGGCGATTGCTCGCTGAGTTTCCCGCACCCCCACGGGGGGCCTGGAGAGCAGCAGCCGAGGCCCTCCTCAAAGGCACCCCCTTCGACAAAAAAATGCCCACCCGGACACATGAGGGGATCGTCCTTCAGCCCCTCTACGACCGCTCGGGGGCAAACGGTGTACAAGCCGGTTCAGATCCCGGTGTGCCCGGGGAATTTCCTTTCCGACGCGGTTCCGATGCAGTGGCCGGTCCGTGTACGCCCTGGCTCATCGCACAGGAGCTCACCTACCCGACGTATGAAGAACTCAATGCCGCCCTCCGGCATGACCTGGAGCGGGGCCAGAATGCGGTCGTTGTGACGCTCGACCGCGCATCCCGGGTCGGGGAGGATCCGGATCTTGCTCCTCCCGAGACCGTGGGGAGCGGGGGGGCGTCCATTGCCTCCATCGCCGGATTCGGAAAAGCGCTGCATGGCATCGACCTCGCAGCACATCCCATCTTCATTGAAGCAGGGTGCGCCGGACCCCAGTACCTCGCGATCGCCGTGGCTCATCTGAAACGTCTGAAGCAACCGGCATCGGCGTTGCGTGGCTGCATCGGCAGCGATCCGCTCGGGACTCTCGCCCGCGAGGGGGCCATCCCGTACGCGGCCGATGTGATCTACGATGAGATGGCGGTTGCCGCGGAATGGGCGGAGAAGTTCGCCCCGGGGATCCGCACTGCCGCGGTGGCGACGCGCCCCTATACGGACGGCGGGGCGTCGGCGGTGGAAGAGGTTGCGATCGCCCTCGCGACCGGAGCGGCATACATGCGTGCGCTCGTGACCCGGGGCGTTCACGCGGAAGTGGCGGCCTCTCAGATCTGGTTCTCCTTCAACCTCGGCCCTCAGTTCTTCATGGAGATCGCCAAACTCCGCGCCGCGCGGATGGCCTGGGCGCATGTGGCCGCGGCGTTCGGGGTGCCGCGGGCCGGGTGCGGGATGCATCTGCACGTGCGCACATCATCGTATGATATGTCCAGTATCGACCCCTACGTGAACATGCTCCGTGCAACCACGGAAGCGATGAGCGGTGCCATCGGGGGATGTCAGACCATGCATGTCGCTCCGTTCGACGACGTGATCCGGCAGCCCGATGAATTCTCGCGGCGCATCGCCAGGAATGTCCAGGTGTTGCTGCAGGAGGAATCGTATCTCCACCGCGTCGCTGACCCCGCCGGAGGGTCGTGGTTGGTGGAGTCACTCACCGAAGAGATCGCTTCGGCGGCGTGGAAGCTTTTTCAGGAGATCGAGGCAGAGGGCGGCGTCCAGGATGCACTCATCAAGGGGTCCGTTCAACAGCGGATCGCCGCCACCGCCGCGAAGCGTGCGGAAGCGGTGGCAGGGCGCAAGGATGTCGTGGTCGGCGTCACGACGTATGCCAACACCGGCGAGGTTCCCCTGGAAACGCGCAGGGAAGACCTCGAGACGATCCGCGCGCGCAGGGCAGAGACGCTGCGTGTGCTCCGGACCATGCCGGACCGTGCCGAGGAGACGGCGGTGAAGGAGCGGCTGTCCCGTATCCTGGAGACGGGCCGCGACTCCATCATGAACGCCCTGATCGATGCTGCCGGGCAGGGTGCAACGATCGGTGAGATGGGGCGTGCATGGCGGGCCCGCCGGGCCGGCGATCCCATCACCGCTCCTGCGATCCAGGCGCATCGTCGCGCCGTAGGCTATGAGATGCTTCGGGCCGCAACGCATGCCTATGCGCGGAGGACGGGGGCGGCGCCGATCGCGTTTCTGGCGACGATGGGCCCGCTGGCCCAGCACAAGGCGCGGGCAGAGTTTTCAGCGGACTTCATGGCCGCGGCAGGGTGTGTTGTGCGGATGGGAACCGGGTATGATACGCCAGAGGCGGCGGTGGAAGCGGCGGCCGCAACCGGTGCCCGGGCCGTGGTGCTGTGCTCGACGGATGAGACCTATCCCGCCATTGTCCCTGCATTCTGTTCGCTGATGAAGCAGCGTTTGCCGGAGGTGGTCATCATCCTGGCCGGCTTCCCCCAGGAGCATGTGGAAGCGTTCACGCACGCCGGCGTGCATGAGTTCATCCATGTGCGGTCGGATGTCGTCGGTACACTCGGACGCATTCTCGCCCGTATGGGGGTGACCGCATGAGTACGCTTCCCCGATTCTCTGACATCACGCCGGATTTCTCCGCATCTGCAGCGCCGGCGTCCGGCACACCAACGCCGCTGATCACACCGGAGCAAGCAGATCAGATCTGGAAGACCATGGAGCAGATCCCGGTCGCCCCGCTGTACACGGCCGGGGATCAGGCAGGGCTGGAGCATTTCGACTTCACGGCGGGGATCCCGCTCTTCCTCCGCGGGCCGTACGCGACGATGTACGTGACGCAGCCGTGGACCGTGCGACAGTATGCCGGGTTTTCGACCACGAAGGAGAGCAACGCCTTCTACCACAGGAATCTTGCAGCGGAACAGAAGGGTCTTTCGATCGCCTTTGATCTGGCGACGCACCGTGGCTACGATTCTGACCATCCCCGCGTCGTGGGTGATGTCGGCAAGGCCGGCGTTGCCGTGGACTCGGTGCTCGACATGAAGCTGCTCTTCGCCGGGATCCCGCTCCACCAGATGTCGGTGTCGATGACGATGAACGGCGCAGTGCTTCCGATCATGGCATTCTATATCGTGGCCGCGGAGGAGCAGGGGGTCCGTCCCGATCAGCTGGCCGGCACGATCCAGAACGACATCCTCAAAGAGTACATGGTGCGGAACACGTACATCTATCCCCCCGCCGCATCCATGCGCATCATTGCCGACATCTTCGCGTACTCGTCGGAGAAGATGCCGAAATTCAACAGCATCAGCATCTCCGGTTACCATATGCAGGAGGCCGGTGCGACCGCCGATCTCGAGATGGCCTACACGCTGGCGGATGGTCTGGAGTACGTCCGGACCGGCCTGAAGGCGGGGATCCCGATCGATGCCTTTGCCCCCCGTCTCTCGTTCTTCTGGGGGATCGGGATGAACTACTTCATGGAGATCGCCAAACTCCGCGCAGCGCGCATGCTCTGGGCGAAGTTGATCAAGCAGTTCAACCCGCGCGATCCGAAGTCCATGGCGCTGCGCACACATTCGCAGACCTCCGGCTGGAGCCTCACCGAGCAGGACCCGTTCAACAACGTCGCGCGCACCTGCATCGAGGCCATGGCCGCGGTGCTCGGGCATACACAGTCGCTCCACACCAATTCGCTCGATGAAGCGATCGCGCTCCCGACGGATTTCTCCGCACGCATCGCGCGCAATACGCAGTTGTACCTGCAGCATGAAACGGGCATCACGCGCGTGATCGATCCCTGGGGCGGTTCGTACTATGTCGAGGCGTTGACCGATGCCCTGATGCGCCGCGCATGGGCCCATATCGAAGAGGTTGAATCGCTGGGCGGCATGGCGCAGGCCATCTCCA
This genomic window from Ignavibacteriota bacterium contains:
- a CDS encoding lycopene cyclase domain-containing protein; translation: MHAEYLLVLGAILFFPLLLSIILRLRMYTHYRSLLKAMAVVCLVFWTWDVLVTARGHWSFNPSYVMGWDLLGMPVEEWLFFPVLVFVSVFTYEAVRKVWKGL
- a CDS encoding lycopene cyclase domain-containing protein, coding for MKEYTLLAFAAALGSVVLDRVLATHILVQRRFWVALAIMFFFKIPSNGYLTWRPIVLYDPSYFLGIRLGTIPVEDFFYGFGLITLSLVLWEYFVRKEGHHDV
- a CDS encoding VOC family protein gives rise to the protein MTFDHVAVNVQDIARSVEWYVAATGARVLYQDESWAMLDAGGVKIALTLPHQHPAHVAFDIGPEPSEEFMKKGRVHRDGSISRYVVDPDGNAIEWIHYPQKGAGA
- a CDS encoding SRPBCC family protein, coding for MNVHVLRRAQTIARPLDIVFPFFARPENLERISPQDIGFTILTPGPIEMKAGTLIDYTIRVMGVPLRWTTLITTYDPPRSFVDEQIRGPYAFWHHRHVFRETDDGTEILDEVHYALYGGLLAPLIHRLFVRKQLDKIFDHRARIIAREFMGEGAKVGS
- a CDS encoding TIGR01777 family protein: MKVVIAGATGFIGRSLVRHLSARGDAVVVLSRSGSVRSGIFPEGVRVVRWDGTRQGVWSGELDGADAVVNLAGASIGGGRWTAARKELLIRSRTDPTNALVQACLSAVRPPGVFLNASAVGYYHHEGDAPVTEQDPPGIGFLSDVAQLWEGAARGAASRGIRLVIARIGVVIGKGGGALERMLLPFRLFVGGPLGSGKQWFPWVHVDDVVGAMVFMLDTASMTGPVNVVAPEPVTMAAFSKRLGGALHRPSWLSVPAFALRVLLGEMSVIILGGRPVVPLKLLESGYGFLRPRLDQALRSAV
- a CDS encoding acyl-CoA mutase large subunit family protein; amino-acid sequence: MPTRTHEGIVLQPLYDRSGANGVQAGSDPGVPGEFPFRRGSDAVAGPCTPWLIAQELTYPTYEELNAALRHDLERGQNAVVVTLDRASRVGEDPDLAPPETVGSGGASIASIAGFGKALHGIDLAAHPIFIEAGCAGPQYLAIAVAHLKRLKQPASALRGCIGSDPLGTLAREGAIPYAADVIYDEMAVAAEWAEKFAPGIRTAAVATRPYTDGGASAVEEVAIALATGAAYMRALVTRGVHAEVAASQIWFSFNLGPQFFMEIAKLRAARMAWAHVAAAFGVPRAGCGMHLHVRTSSYDMSSIDPYVNMLRATTEAMSGAIGGCQTMHVAPFDDVIRQPDEFSRRIARNVQVLLQEESYLHRVADPAGGSWLVESLTEEIASAAWKLFQEIEAEGGVQDALIKGSVQQRIAATAAKRAEAVAGRKDVVVGVTTYANTGEVPLETRREDLETIRARRAETLRVLRTMPDRAEETAVKERLSRILETGRDSIMNALIDAAGQGATIGEMGRAWRARRAGDPITAPAIQAHRRAVGYEMLRAATHAYARRTGAAPIAFLATMGPLAQHKARAEFSADFMAAAGCVVRMGTGYDTPEAAVEAAAATGARAVVLCSTDETYPAIVPAFCSLMKQRLPEVVIILAGFPQEHVEAFTHAGVHEFIHVRSDVVGTLGRILARMGVTA
- the scpA gene encoding methylmalonyl-CoA mutase, which codes for MSTLPRFSDITPDFSASAAPASGTPTPLITPEQADQIWKTMEQIPVAPLYTAGDQAGLEHFDFTAGIPLFLRGPYATMYVTQPWTVRQYAGFSTTKESNAFYHRNLAAEQKGLSIAFDLATHRGYDSDHPRVVGDVGKAGVAVDSVLDMKLLFAGIPLHQMSVSMTMNGAVLPIMAFYIVAAEEQGVRPDQLAGTIQNDILKEYMVRNTYIYPPAASMRIIADIFAYSSEKMPKFNSISISGYHMQEAGATADLEMAYTLADGLEYVRTGLKAGIPIDAFAPRLSFFWGIGMNYFMEIAKLRAARMLWAKLIKQFNPRDPKSMALRTHSQTSGWSLTEQDPFNNVARTCIEAMAAVLGHTQSLHTNSLDEAIALPTDFSARIARNTQLYLQHETGITRVIDPWGGSYYVEALTDALMRRAWAHIEEVESLGGMAQAISTGIPKMRIEEAAARRQARIDSGADAIVGLNLHRLAKEDPIEILEVDNTAVREAQIRRLAELRAGRDEAAVTAALHALAHSARSGEGNLLALAVDAARLRASLGEISDALEKVWGRHTAVIKTISGVYSSEFAMNKDVEEVRALTDAFARKDGRRPRILIAKMGQDGHDRGAKVIATAFADLGFDVDVGPLFQTPEETARQAVENDVHFVGMSSLAGGHKTLLPQLVAALTALGRGDILVVAGGVIPAQDYDFLRANGAAAIFGPGTVIPVAARTMLERWESGAHR